The sequence ACTAAAATGCTTCTTCCAAATGGTAAAGGATTTCtttgcttaatttaaaaaaaaaaaaaaaaaaaaaaaagatgagctCAGTATAACTTGTGGAATGGTTTCCAGTGAAAGAGCAGATAATTCCAGTTCTGCTTTAGTGAAAGCTAAGTCATTAAATATGTaggaatttgaaaaaaaatcaaatttatcaGTTCAtgtgggagaaggaaaagaaaactaatgaagaaatatttttcttctagatTCTTCCATTTGACACCTGTGAATTTTCTGCAATCCAAAGATGGCAGCAAATAAACCTAAAGGACAGAATTCACTGGCTTTACATAAAGTCATCATGGTGGGAAGTGGTGGTGTAGGAAAATCTGCTTTAACACTACAGTTTATGTATGATGAGGTAAGAGCCTGTCATAGAAATTATCTCAGGAGGTGCCTGCTATATAGTGTTGTTTAAGTTACATTTGtagaattattttctgaaaaggtCTAAATGTATGTGATGTGGTATGAAATTCAGCAGTTGAGTGTAACAAAAACATGTTTTGTGATTACTGATTTGCTCTCTAAAGGTACCTGTGAAGgtaaaattttgcctttttcagACCTCTCAGCTCTTAGATACTCTGTTATATTACTGGAATATTTTTGCATTGCTCACTAGACTTAGAACTTGGTCATTATAGCTCAAAGCTTCTTCACTTTGTTGAGTTGCATGACACCTGAAACAGCCAATTTCTTCCATGTTTTTTGTGCTGGTGTTGAggacaggaaagaaaatcagtttcttttttcctttttttccagtgaaagtCATCCCTTTTATTAAGTCAGAAGCTAAGCATTCAGTGTACTTTAAAAGTAGACACTAAATATATCTAAAGTCAAGACTACCTGACTTCATAGTGGAATACAGACAGATGTGTGTAAGCCAGAAGTTTGCGTAGTGcacacactgatgttttgaaATTACCTCTACATTTCCTTATAATGGCTGAGGAAAGCAAAAACCTAAAAACTGTTTGGGCTGATGAAGTGTGCTTTAACTTGTTTGATTACTTCACAGGGCCTAAatgcacaatgtttagttattAGTTACAATACCCATTTAATGTTTGCTATATCCTGATGTGCAAACAGAAGCAATTGTCTTGTACCGGCATGATTTTACAtcatgaaggattttttttctagtttgttGAAGACTATGAGCCCACCAAAGCAGATAGCTACAGGAAAAAGGTGGTTCTGGATGGGGAAGAAGTCCAAATTGATATATTGGAtacagcagggcaggaggactATGCTGCAATTAGAGACAACTACTTTCGAAGTGGAGAAGGTTTTCTTTGCGTCTTCTCTATTACAGAGCTGGAATCCTTTGCAGCGACTGCAGACTTCAGGTAAGTTACAAGGCAggataataattttaattacattgAGATGAttgaaagtgatttttttgtgtgtgtgttttgtaaTATCCTTTTGGTGGTCCAGACTGGATAGGCAGCTCTTACTGTTGTAGCATATTTTGAATAGATGCCTAGCCAGGCCTTTGCTGTCTGTAGAACTTAGATGCCTTAGCTGCTGTGTTTCCAAGTACCAGAAAGGCTATTGCCACAGAGCAGATACACAATAACATTCAGAAGACAtctgcctcaccatggtctcaaacacaagactgcatgatatgAGAACCCTTATGATAGTAATAGAATTTTATACAAGTTAGGAGTGTATTACAGGTGTTTAATTTCAgttgaaagagaaaacatttaaataactCATTACTGCCAGTAAACCTACTTTAGCATGGATCCCTCTCTCCAGGGGCCCACAGATCCTTGCCAGGATTATACTCCAGCATGGGTGTCCCCTATGGACTGTAGAGGAATCCCAGCTCTGATGCTATTCAAACTACTTTTAGATAGCTGCAGACTCTGTTAAAACATTTGCACTGGTATTTGTGTGGAAGATGAGAAATGTTGCTTTTTAATTATACCTCATACGTAAATGTGGTGTCACAGTCTGCCTCAAATGCacggttaaaaaaaaatatggactATTTGCAGTTTCTCAGCTCTGAGTAGACTTCCTCCACAAGACTGCATGCTATTCAGAGCTTTTTgtaatgtgagcatcctgccaTATACCAAATCAAGGCCCTTTAGAATACTGATTTCTTAACTGTCTTCAGCTTCTCTCCCTTCAACTTTAAATTTGGTCTCACCTCAGccataaaaagaaatttatttctctgtgctttttgTCAGTCTTTCAGGAATTGCTCTGTGATAAAGGGCTACATTTCACAACTAACTTTATACTCCTTTTTTCATAgacaaaatacagaatattctTCTGAGACAGCTCTTCCTGATAGTATTAATGCATTTTCAATTAGAAGAAAACTTTCAATATTTTGAAGTGTTGAAGTCTTGAGTACTAAACTATTTGTAGTATTAAGTTGTATTTATAGTTTTAAACCTTTCATCCTAGCAGTTAAAACAGTAGAAGTGTCTGTCCTTAAAAATCTGATGCTTATACAGCTTGAGTCTGTACTCAGATATGTATGTAAATGAAGATCTCTGGAGAAACTGAATATAACTGACTTGATAAAGATTCTTGAAAGAAACAGATTTTCTCTTGATATGCTATGGACCATTCTATCAGCTTTAAAATGGCACATTTTGTTAGGAAAGAATGAGCTGTTAATCAGAAGCTTGGGTAGCTTAAAAATAACCATCAAAAAGAGTAATGTAAAAACAATGATAAATGCTCTCAGATAACACTGTTACaggaaattaattattaatgtaAATTCTCACCTAAATATAAATTTTCACCAGTCCTGttctattttttcattttttactgactcagctccttccttcctcGAGGATTAGTCTGTCTTCATTCTGTATAATATCGTAATGAGGTTTCGTGTTATATAAACTACATAATAGGAATAAGTGGCTTTTCACTGTAGGATGTGAAATTATTTAGTCCGAGTTCTTTTTGTATTCCAAGAATGGTTCTCTATGCAAAgtgtaattttcttctttttttttctttttttttttcttctccagggaGCAAATCTTAAGAGTAAAAGAAGATGAGAATGTTCCTTTTTTGCTAGTTGGTAATAAATCAGATTTGGAAGATAAAAGGCAAGTTTCTGTAGAGGAAGCAAAAAACAGAGCTGATCAGTGGAATGTTAATTATGTGGAAACTTCTGCAAAAACACGAGCTAATGTTGACAAGGTAATAACTGGCCTCTTAAACAATCTGTCCATCAGTTTTTACTTTATCCCTCTTTTTCATGTTCTTAATTTTAGCTGTTAATAATTTTGTGGCATTTTAATCAAACGCTCTTCTTCCTTAGCTTGCCAGGAGTGCATGACTAGGTGACTCCGTGTAGAACAGTGAAAATGTTAGGCGTAACATGTTTATCCCGTCCTAAACTACAAGGAACCATTATTATCCAAGACATGATACAAGACCTTATAAAATTTTCTTGGGTCAGCTTTTTTGGCCTATACTTCATACTGCATTTTCTGTAACTAGAGGAGAGTCTGCTTCTGAACAGTGAAGAATACTTTCTGATCCTCATTATAAAAGCAAATAAGGGAGGGATTTGAGCCTTCTCTACCCTCATTTAACCATCTGCCACTTTGTATGTTGTTTTGATGAAGAATGGATGAATCCAAAAAGCTATGAATAGCCCAAAAGTGCCTCATGAGTTTTCAGAGATAAAACCTGGTTCAGAACCTCATAAATTAAAGAGAATATTTGTcttcaagaaaatgaaatgctgtGTAGTTGTAAGTGCTTCAGCAAGAATGTGAGGTTTTGCTATTCAGAATAACTGTCAGCCTTGTAGACTGTAAGAGTCACAGTtgtgcagaaaaagaaacaaatatatttaGTGCAATGTGCCAGCCTTTCAGAGCTGTTGACACAGTTGATCCCACATTGAATTAcaggtttgtgttggaaggaaccttaaagatcatctagttccaactgccctgccatgggcagggatacccaACCATTTGATTgggttgctcagggccccatccaaccaggccttgaacacttccagagttAGGGCATCCATGACTTCTCTGGATAACccattccagtgcctcactgccttcacagtaaagatttttttttacaattaatCATTTAAATGTCTTCCCTCTTAGAATTGTTCCTGCAAGGATCTTAGCACAAGCTGCCCAcataaaaaaaatgctttctgtctttttttttttgtacgcCTTGTTTAAGAACTGAAACAGTgcaataaggtctccctggagcatTCTCTTCTTCAGTATGAACAACACCAACTTTCTTAGCTTGTCTTCATAGTGGAGCTACTCCAGCCCACTGAgcatctttgtggcctcctctggacccactccaacaggtccatgttttttcttgtgctgaggaccccagacctgggcacagcactgcaggtggggtctcatgaCAGCAGAGTAGAAGGGGACAATTGCCTACCTTGACCTATTGGCCAGTCCTTTTTTGCTGCAGCCCAAGATACCACTGGCCTTCTGGTCTATGAGTTCACATTGCTAGGTCCAGCTTTTCATCCTTGAAAGCCTGTAAGTCCTTGTCTATAGGGTTGCTCTCAATAAGTTCATCTCCCAGTCTGTACTGATGTCTGGGATGATCCAGATGCTACATCTTGTATTTGGTGAAAAATTCTCTAATGAAAATCCATATATATGAGCAGTCACTTGCAGCATGAAAGCTGTAATGCAAATTCTCTTTTGCAATAACTTAAACTCAACTGTTTGTGTCCTGCCAGTTATCTTACTGAAGAAACTGATTGTTCAGTACTATAGTGATTTACCCTACAGAGCAGCAAAAAGTTCTTAATCGAGTACAGCAGAATTCATCCTCATTGTTGAATAAAGCCCTGACTTTCTGTTGTTATAAAAACTAACAcatctttttgttttggtataTAACTGCAGTTAACAGCCATCTATTACAGTTGTAAAAATCCAACTCTTCCTTTTGTTTagcagctggggaaaaaagtgcatataatatattttttcaatagCTCTTGGATCAATAGCCTTTGCACATACAATGGAGCTGATGGCATAACAGATCCAGATTAGTATGTGTTGTATAGATTTATGGTTTGACAGGCCATCAATGAGACCTTGTTGGCACAAGTGAATACTGTATATTCTTAGTTGCTTGAGGATATTAAGTTTTGGAGTTTGCTACACAAACTATTGTAATCTGGTCTCTCTGCATTCCAGAATAGTGATTTTACTCACTTGAAAAAACACAGCCAGCCTCCACTCATTTTGGCAAAAGTGAcccattaaatattttctcagaaGGTTATGTATCCCATGCAGTTAAATACTGTTGTTGTATGTTTATCAGTATTTAAGCAAGCTGACAGTTGCATCTTGCCATTAACACAAATTTAAATACAAGCAACTTAGCACACATTTAAAAATCTAAAGGCAATCTCATTTCTTGATGGAAACGTTTAGTTCCATTGACTTTCATTGGTTTTGATGTGATGAAGGTTGATACTTTCCCCACAGTCAGTATGAGATTAGTGTAATAAAAACCTACTGAACTCTGTAGAG comes from Lonchura striata isolate bLonStr1 chromosome 1, bLonStr1.mat, whole genome shotgun sequence and encodes:
- the RALA gene encoding ras-related protein Ral-A; the encoded protein is MAANKPKGQNSLALHKVIMVGSGGVGKSALTLQFMYDEFVEDYEPTKADSYRKKVVLDGEEVQIDILDTAGQEDYAAIRDNYFRSGEGFLCVFSITELESFAATADFREQILRVKEDENVPFLLVGNKSDLEDKRQVSVEEAKNRADQWNVNYVETSAKTRANVDKVFFDLMREIRARKMEDSKEKNGKKKRKSLAKRIRERCCIL